The Papaver somniferum cultivar HN1 chromosome 3, ASM357369v1, whole genome shotgun sequence genome includes a region encoding these proteins:
- the LOC113357001 gene encoding uncharacterized protein LOC113357001 isoform X1, producing the protein MRVEEEPMKKSKTGEDGLESSSGKGGENSDDRFPLSHFKPKKLVRWKTLASKKTFDVSSADVGGKAEKGCEGAKGAPGGSYGKSVPLTRVCKVSSPGNPSVHPEKNVTVLLSDDDSENDELFGSDTKVEGSGEGGEQNQSEVSTNDGKGYLASLESNPTENIERSPPLNQGSVGGSMFTFPGAACDLLAALDTLSYSSFSSLTVAQMLQVVLMYDPAM; encoded by the exons ATGAGAGTTGAGGAAGAGCCAATGAAG AAGTCGAAGACTggtgaagatggtctagaaagtTCCTCCGGTAAAGGTGGTGAGAACTCCGATGATCGGTTTCCTCTATCTCATTTTAAGCCGAAAAAGTTGGTCAGATGGAAAACGTTGGCCAGTAAGAAGACTTTTGACGTCTCGTCTGCCGATGTAGGCGGCAAAGCTGAGAAAGGTTGTGAAGGAGCTAAGGGTGCCCCTGGAGGAAGCTACGGAAAGAGCGTGCCTCTGACCCGAGTGTGCAAAGTATCTTCCCCAGGTAACCCATCCGTTCACCCGGAGAAAAACGTGACTGTGCTGCTTTCAGATGATGATAGTGAGAATGACGAGCTCTTTGGCTCAGATACTAAGGTAGAAGGATCGGGTGAAGGAGGAGAACAGAATCAATCCGAAGTTTCTACAAATGATGGGAAGGGCTATCTAGCTTCTCTGGAGAGCAATCCTACTGAAAACATTGAAAGGAGTCCTCCTCTGAACCAAGGCTCGGTTGGTGGTTCAATGTTTACATTCCCGGGTGCTGCTTGCGATTTACTTGCTGCCCTTGATACCCTTTCCTATTCTAGTTTCAGCTCGCTTACTGTCGCCCAGATGTTGCAGGTTGTGCTCATGTATGATCCTGCCATGTAG
- the LOC113357001 gene encoding uncharacterized protein LOC113357001 isoform X2 encodes MRVEEEPMKKSKTGEDGLESSSGKGGENSDDRFPLSHFKPKKLVRWKTLASKKTFDVSSADVGGKAEKGCEGAKGAPGGSYGKSVPLTRVCKVSSPDTKVEGSGEGGEQNQSEVSTNDGKGYLASLESNPTENIERSPPLNQGSVGGSMFTFPGAACDLLAALDTLSYSSFSSLTVAQMLQVVLMYDPAM; translated from the exons ATGAGAGTTGAGGAAGAGCCAATGAAG AAGTCGAAGACTggtgaagatggtctagaaagtTCCTCCGGTAAAGGTGGTGAGAACTCCGATGATCGGTTTCCTCTATCTCATTTTAAGCCGAAAAAGTTGGTCAGATGGAAAACGTTGGCCAGTAAGAAGACTTTTGACGTCTCGTCTGCCGATGTAGGCGGCAAAGCTGAGAAAGGTTGTGAAGGAGCTAAGGGTGCCCCTGGAGGAAGCTACGGAAAGAGCGTGCCTCTGACCCGAGTGTGCAAAGTATCTTCCCCAG ATACTAAGGTAGAAGGATCGGGTGAAGGAGGAGAACAGAATCAATCCGAAGTTTCTACAAATGATGGGAAGGGCTATCTAGCTTCTCTGGAGAGCAATCCTACTGAAAACATTGAAAGGAGTCCTCCTCTGAACCAAGGCTCGGTTGGTGGTTCAATGTTTACATTCCCGGGTGCTGCTTGCGATTTACTTGCTGCCCTTGATACCCTTTCCTATTCTAGTTTCAGCTCGCTTACTGTCGCCCAGATGTTGCAGGTTGTGCTCATGTATGATCCTGCCATGTAG